A single window of Electrophorus electricus isolate fEleEle1 chromosome 16, fEleEle1.pri, whole genome shotgun sequence DNA harbors:
- the LOC118242613 gene encoding CMRF35-like molecule 9: protein MKILLILTLHLISDSCRGKTINAYVGETVNISCRYPESHRSEPKLFCKRLDTGGCNYIGSVNKTGKPETKKNISLYYDKEKENLNVTIRYVTVQDSGEYWCGTTSDWTTDHGLKIYSTQIYLQVVDPASNQADSVYQSLNLANNQ, encoded by the exons atgaagattcttctcatcttgACACTGCACCTGATCTCAG ACTCATGCCGTGGTAAGACCATCAATGCCTATGTAGGAGAAACTGTGAACATCAGCTGCCGTTACCCAGAATCCCACAGGAGTGAACCCAAGCTTTTCTGCAAGAGACTGGACACTGGTGGCTGTAATTATATAGGATCGGTgaataaaacaggaaaaccagaaactaaaaaaaacatatcattGTATTAtgacaaagaaaaggaaaacttGAATGTGACTATAAGATATGTAACAGTGCAGGACTCTGGTGAATACTGGTGTGGAACTACATCAGACTGGACAACTGATCATGGACTCAAGATTTATAGTACACAGATCTACCTGCAAGTTGTAg ACCCTGCCAGTAACCAAGCAGATTCTGTCTACCAGAGTCTGAATCTTGCCAACAACCAATGA